tggtgagaaaaaaaaaggaacactaattttgagaatggttcgacatatgatTCAAATGATTTCGACACAAATACATATGAGCATAAATGGGTTGAGGAGATTGCCagagcagttgaagaagatcttcgggattgtcctaaaatgtttgagagtttgttaaATGAtacagagaaaccattatataatggttatactaaattcacaagattgtcggtgatattaaagttgtacaacttaaaagcgattAATGGATGGTTTGATAAAAGCTTCATATAACTATTACCACTCCTAAAAGATATGTtaccagatgataatgaacttcccaatcgaacctacgaggctaaacgaattttaTGCTCTATTTgtatgagttacgaaaggattcatgtgtgtcctaacaattgcattttatttcaaaacgaatatgaattactaaaggcgtgtccgaaatgcaatgtctctagatataagaagaaataatctacttcagcaaaagtcgtgtggtatttttctataataccaagatttaggcacatctatcgcagtgaagaagattcaaaatatTTGACATGGCTTGTAGATGAAATAATTAGAGATGAAAAGTTTCAACACCTtgcagattctccacaatgggcaaaaattaaTCACGACTATCCTGATTTCAGGAGAGAGTCAAGAAATatacgacttgcactttctaatgatggaatgaatccacatgatcttcaaagcatctcacacaacatGTGGCCTgttattttgttgatttgtttacctccaTGGTTaggtatgaagcgtaagtttacgATGTtttctctgttaatttctggactcAAACAatcggggaatgatatcgacgtatacttaaCTCATTtcattgaagatttaaaaaatatatgggagacaagtgtggaagtttatgatgagtataagaaaaaatgtttcaatttgagggttACGTTGTTCgacacaattaattattttccaaCATATGATAATTTATTAGGATATAACATTAAAgatcagtgtgcatgtcctatatgtgaagataGTACATATTGGATGCGATTGAAACCCTGTAAAAAGAACgcatttcttggacatcgtagatttttaccttttagtcatcagtatcgtgggtggagaaatgcactcaatggaaaatcagagaaATGTATTGCTCCTTTAGCAttgactggatatcaaatattttaaaaagtacaaggtttgatcAATAAATTTGgaaaaccttttgcgggagaacTTGTCAAAATtaggtggaagaaaaagtcaattttctttgaattgccatattggaagtcattttatataagatattttctcgATGTGatgtatattgaaaaaaaatgtatttgatagtgttattgctatgttactcaatgttccaggaaagtctaaggatgacatcaatgcaagattggacttggtcgatatggaaataagaaatgaattgggtctcggaaagaaaggaaatcacacatatctacctccaaccgctcatactctatctagaaaggaaaataaatattttatgtaaatttctacatgaagttaaagttccagaaggatacttttcaaacattaaaaatttagtttgtatgaaagacctcaagttaaatgGTTTGAAGATCCATGATTGTCATGTTCAATTGGAGCATTTGCTACTAATAGGTATATTCGTTCCATTTTACttgaaaaagttcgacgagccatagctaaattatgtttcttcttcagggaaatttgtagtaaagtgatcgatcctcagaaattaccgacattgcagagagaaattgttgttactttgtgtgagcttgaaatgtatttcccaccctcgttttttgatataatggttcaccttagtgttcatcttgttaaggagacacaactttatGGGACgtcttatatgagatggatgtatccgatagaacgatatatgaaaatattaaaagggtacgtaaaaggTTATATTGTTGAACGGTACATTGTCAAAGacaatgctgaattttgtactaaatatttatccaatgttgaatccatagggcttcctaTGTCACATCATTCGGGAAAAATAACAGGAGAATGGATAATAGGAAAGAAAGTAATGACTATATCATGGACAAAATAGGAGTATACACAATtatatgttctgcacaatgatgatgaggttcagttgtatgttacaatacacatggatcaattatctagtttgaacatcaatagaaattaaaattggataacacgagagcacaatcgaagttttataacatggctaaaaaatcacattaactcaaagtttgatatagaccccggttcaatttcacagagattgaggtggctagaaAATGGTTCCATtgtacatgtcttttcttacaccggttatgtaattaacggctacacacTTTATAACAAAGAACAAGATAATTAAAACaatatgcaaaatagcggagtcactctcgcAGCTAAAGTGATGCATATCTTAAGTGGAAAAGACAAAAACCTAATATAtacaaatctatcatattttggggttatcgaacacatatgggagttagattaCACAATGTTTCTTGTTCCCATATTAGGTTGCAAGTGgatcgataataataatgacgTTCAGATTGATGAGTCAAGGTTCTTGCTTGTTGATTTTAATAGGGTGagatacaaagatgagccttttattttagcgtcgtaAGCTCAACAAATGTTTTATGCCACTGATcatgctgatgataaatggtccaTTGTCCTATCGagcaataaaataagtgatgataacaataacgatgaagatgttggtaatgatattTTCTTTGCGACATCACAACCACGTGAAGTTGATTCAATTGATAATGGTTTacatcttagagatgatcatgatgagggaatttagATAAATCAATCGTTTCGTATCATTAAAGGGCAAACACATGTGAAtctcaccaggaaaagaagaaggacatcttaaggtgtttaagtgttttatataagccatgtaatctaaACTCATCATGtaatttatactaagttcatgtaactTGAACTGCTAGAACTAATTTCATGTAATTTATGCTTAGCAATCTGTTTGACCTGCCAGAAGTGAGCATTTAACATTTAGtttgaactgtatttgattttctgcttatactgATTTTCTGCTTCGACTGaacttgaacttgaaaaagctacGTTTAGCTGGGCATTTTCCTTGAACTTGAACTGATCCCAATTTGAACTGAGAATGTAAAAGTAGTATAAGAAGCACGCTatatatgcacctattacaacgcttttctaataaaagcgttgtaaaactagTCTAAGAGAAGCGCTGAACGGTCTATATTTATacctattacaacactttttttattttaaataacgatgttgtatcttttaacaaCACTGTATACTACAACGCTTAAAAGATATGTAAAAGgcttaaaaaagcgttgtaaaatgctaTTTTTGACGTAATGTATAATCACATGATCAAATATACCGTGTTTAGgcacataaataaaagaaatatattttctaataataataacaaatttacttttactttttttttaattactatttaaaaCAAATGTATCTTTTGTATGTatacttatttatattaataacatacaAGACTAACACATGTATAATCACTCCGCTATATGAAATAAAAGTAATACCAAAGAaagataatagtaataatatacgtagtaaaaaaaaaaaataataaaccacTATCTTGGTTTTTGAATGTACATTGCgattttattttagtctcttacataattaaaaattcaaattagtaTTTGACTTAACCAAACGTTTGTCAGTTTTGTCTCAAATGTAAAACTGATTGTTAATGTGTTGTCATAAACGATTACATGACATCTAACGTGTTACTGTCTCTTCCACATGTTTATTCAACAAGACAGAGACCAAAATGATAGTAAATTCAACATGGTTTCCAAAAAAGCTCTTcatctttttcattttattttcatcttctctaacccaAAAATTGTGCCCCCAATTTCTCTATTAAATGTCTATGAAGTGCTTCATCATTTGCTAGTTTCTCCAACTTTATTCCTCTCCAAAACTTCCTAATTGTAGCTACTCTtagaaaattttatcttttctcTCCTCTTTTTGTCTTCCAATTTCAGTATTCTCCTTTTTGAAGGTGTAAAATCCATATGAGAtggaaaagagaaggaaaaaaaggGATGAGTATCAAATGTAGAGAGAATAAAAGATGGATGAAGTTacaattgaaaaattgaaatctTAGAAAACAAACTACCCACTGCTATCATGGACAAAGTCttgaaaaaattgattcttttttgTGTGGATATGATGAATTTGTGAATTCTTTTTTGAACGAATCTTaactggtttttaggttttgtCTCAATGTTGTGCTATTTATTTGGTAAAAGAATATATTTctaaattagtaattttatttagattgtATTGAATGCGACAACAATTAATggagaacaaaaataaatatttttgttcttaaggGGGATAATGATTTAGTGGCATAGAAAATCAAACTTGccatttttttttggattttaaatatgtttatggGGAATTTGTTGACAAAAAAGAGTTTGTTTAGAcgtcattttaaatttattttcattttagtcCATGTCTAGTTAAATATACATGTGGAAGTGAGAATGATACATCATACTATACTATCTTATACATGTATAGGTCATTCAATTAACAAATGTAACATAAAAGTTAATGTTATAATGTTTGGATGAATAggagattattttgaatttttttattaaattaaactaaaatataaatgctCTACTCAgatactaaaattataatttactcAAATTATAAGAATTCATTTCGATGTCCACTTTAGCTGTTGACACATTGGACCATGAATTATAAGGAGTTCAGATCCCCTCCATTTCTTTTCCTCCATTTCTTGTCAAGTTTGTTCTTTAGATGAGTGACACGTGGcaactaaaattttaatggtTGAGATCTTATCAAATACAAAAAAtctgttttaattaattaaaataaaaacataaataaaacccctttttcttcctcccttcGCCGCCCCTCCTATCGCACTCCTTCCTCCCTTCGCCGCCCCTCCTCCTATCGCACTCCTTCCTCCCTTCGCCGCCCCTCCTCCTATCGCACTCCTTCCTCCCTTCGCCGCCCCTCCTCCTATCGCACTCCTTCCTCCCTTCGCCGCCCCTCCTCCTATCGCACTCCTTCCTCCCTTCGCCGCCCCTCCTCCTATCGCACTCCTTCCTCCCTTCGCCGCCCCTCCTATCGCACGTTCACCTTTCGTCCTCGCGTGGTTCACCTAATGTGGTTGAATTCAATTAATCAGGCATTCAATGCCGAGGCAAGTGCTTTGTCGGAATCACTAAAATCTCCGGCGAGTGATAAATATCCCGCTCCTTCGACCCCGCAGTTAAAACAAGGAGCAAGGTTAGTGGATGATGGGGATTGCCATGAGCAGACTACTAATTGCTCAATAGAAAAAGAAAGTGTGGAACATGATGGTGAATGTAAATCTGTTGAAACTTCATGTGAAAATTTAAATGTGGAAAGTTCTCCTCAATCAAGGAATATTAATAGGATAACTCCATTCATTCTCAGAAAACATGAATCCATCATCAAATCCACTAGTTGACTGTGTAGATAAATGGGTGAACAATATCCATGACAAAATTGTGCCAGAAAGTAATGACAATAGCCAACCACACATGGAAATGAAGTTTGAATCTGAGGCGACGGCTTATGAATTTTATAATGAATACAGTAAAAGAATTGGATTTGGTATTCGTCGAGAATATgcaaataaaagcaaaaaagaCGGGATTTTGACTTCGAGAAGATTCACATGCTTCAAAGAGGGTATTCGAGGTGTTGACAAACGAGGTCACCCAGTAGGGGAGCATAGAGCAGAAACTAGAACAGGATGTAAAGCACGTATGGTTATTTCACTTGATCGGATGATTGGGAAATATAAAGTTGTTGACTTTGTAGCTCAACATAACCACCCTCTTCAACCGCCAGAGTATGTTCATATGATTCGTTCTCATCGACACATATCTGAGGTACAAGCATCACAAATCAAAGGGAAACCTTTTCGAAAACCTGATATCTCGGTGACTATTCAGGAGGTTCTTGAGAAGGCTAAAAGTGAGGGAACGAATGGGTTTGTTGTAGATGTTGGTGCTAATGTTGGTATGGCGAGTTTTGCTGCTGCTGCTATGGGGTTCCGTGTTCTGGCGTTTGAGCCTGTTTTTGAGAATTTGCAGAAGATTTGTGAAGGGATTTACTTTAATAGAGTTGGGGATTTGGTTACTCTGTTTGAGGCTGCAGCATCAGATCGTCTTGGTAACATTACGGTTCATAAGGTTAGATTTCtcgttttttcattttattgtttttttgctgaattaattttattgttttataactGTGGTTTTTGCTGTGATTGAAATGAATTTTAGTTCCTATAGTTTGTGGTGATTTTGTGAATTGAAATGTAGTGAGGGATTGTGGAAGAAGCTTGGGTTAGTATGTAGTTGGATTCttctataatatatattgatCAAATATGCACTAAATAAATGTAGTAGTTACATGCATTAATTAATCTCGGCCATTGATTTAAGATTGCCAGCTTACATTATACTAGTACCTTTActaaattattactaaataatGTTCACGGTTGATTTGAGATCAGATAACCCAAATTAATAAATTCAGCACACAGTTACTGGTTGTAATCCAAATCCCTAATTTAATGAGCTCAGAAGAAAATATTCATCTAAAGTGGGGAGAGGAAAGTAGTGTAAAATGCTCTGATGaggcaacaaaaaaaaaagaatagaactgttttgatttttagaaCATACAAGTCTGGTTAATGATGAATGAATTTCTGAAAATAAGAACCTATTTCCTTGATTTTCTAGTGTGATAATTTATCCACTTACACTTAACTCTCTAAAAGTTGAAGGTGAATCAGCCTCACCATCCGGTTTGACATTCCATATCTTAATACTACTAGGCAAGATTGACCGTAGAGTGTCATTTGACTGTCTAGTTTAAGAAAAGTCTTCTGCTAATAACACTTGGCACTTGATGTAATTTTCTGCATCtattttctgttattttttCCCACATGTTCTCAGAGTTCCTTCTAGTTCAAGTATAGCAAGCAATTAGATATGTTACAAGTATGTTGGATGCAAGCATCTTAAGAATAACGCACAAGATGGAGTGTGTATTgtggttataaaatatttaatagtttGAAAATTGAGAAAGATGTAACAaaattgttgtattttttgttttgattataGTTGTTGTCTAGTCTGATTCCATAAGAGTTTATATTTCTTGAAATGAAATGGTTATAGGGTGGAAATCAAACCATTTATCATGCAATGCTGCTACTTCTTGTCATTCATGTGCtgatgtagtttttttttttttggggtcTTAATTTACCAGTTGGTTGGTAGGCTGGACAATAGTGCGGTTTCTGCCACAGGAGCAAAGATGGCATTTAAGTCCAATGAAGAAATAGCTTTTCAAGTACGTACTGTTCCACTTGATGAAGTGATTCCAACATCAGAGCGTGTGCTTCTGCTCAAAATAGACGTTCAGGGATGGGAATATCATGTTCTCAAAGGAGCTTCCAAGCTACTCTCAAGGAAGGGAAGCCGAGCTCCTTATCTTATATATGAGGAAGATGAGCGTTTGTTGCAGGCCAGTAATAGCAGCGCTAAAGAAATTCGAGATTTCCTCCGCAGTGTGGGTTATCATGATTGCACCCAACATGGCACAGATGCACACTGCACCAAGAAGGATTGATCATAATCATGGTTCAGTTTTGCAGCCCCTAGATGGGAAATCAACTCATTCCTAGTTTCTGTCAACACTTTCCAGTTGATTAACATCATGTGTCAACAAATTGCTTAGCAGTGAACAATTTGATGAATTGATTACAAATGATGATGAATTGAACAATATGATTCTTGTGTAGATGTCCTCGGGTTTTACTTAGGTTTTGTATACAAGCATTAAATTGTCGTCATTCATTAAATGCACGCCTTATAACATTGAAACTCGTGTATCTGACATATGGATATAAAAGCTTCTCATGTTTGTTT
The genomic region above belongs to Cicer arietinum cultivar CDC Frontier isolate Library 1 chromosome 4, Cicar.CDCFrontier_v2.0, whole genome shotgun sequence and contains:
- the LOC101493633 gene encoding uncharacterized protein, with protein sequence MWLNSINQAFNAEASALSESLKSPASDKYPAPSTPQLKQGARLVDDGDCHEQTTNCSIEKESVEHDENMNPSSNPLVDCVDKWVNNIHDKIVPESNDNSQPHMEMKFESEATAYEFYNEYSKRIGFGIRREYANKSKKDGILTSRRFTCFKEGIRGVDKRGHPVGEHRAETRTGCKARMVISLDRMIGKYKVVDFVAQHNHPLQPPEYVHMIRSHRHISEVQASQIKGKPFRKPDISVTIQEVLEKAKSEGTNGFVVDVGANVGMASFAAAAMGFRVLAFEPVFENLQKICEGIYFNRVGDLVTLFEAAASDRLGNITVHKLVGRLDNSAVSATGAKMAFKSNEEIAFQVRTVPLDEVIPTSERVLLLKIDVQGWEYHVLKGASKLLSRKGSRAPYLIYEEDERLLQASNSSAKEIRDFLRSVGYHDCTQHGTDAHCTKKD